The DNA sequence TCTGCCTAgagtggaattttttttttcttttcttttacgTTTAAAGATGTGtagtttggtgtttttgtgtttggggTGTTCTGGGGACTTAATTGTCCCCTGGGAGCAGCTTTTTATTTagttacagaaaacaaatatttctgagcttgtataatcacctcattaatattataaatataaaaattctgagtttgaattaaCTCTCTTTAACTACACGGTGTTCCTTTAAAGTTGCACGGGACATGTGGAGATAATAAAACCCAtccaaagaaagacagacatcGCATACATGTACATGAAAGCATGTGAAAAAGCCATACAATAGGTATGTAAAAACAATtgtaacatgtaaaaacaacaatttgagcTTGTGCTAAAATTTGTATCAAGAACTGTGTTACAGATGAGCTGTGGAGTTCACTCAAATAGcccctcagagagagagacacaaggGCTACTCAGACAGTGTGAATAGACATTGATTGAATGGCTTCAAATTCACACAAGGGCTACTTTAGAAAAGCAGGGAACAGAATAAAGAGGCAGAGAAGTGTCGAGTGCTTGTCAACATGCTATTCTATTCTCTTGCTCCGGGAAATAGGCATGCTTGGGGCAGTATAACCAGTTTGTGCAATCCAGGCAATGACAGTATGGATTTGGACTCAGGTTTCGAGCTGAAAGGGTTGAAAGGATGCATGCTAAATTGCAGCCACgggttaaaaaaacatattgatcCTCCGATCCCATGGCTCCGTTTTTCATTTGGTCTCAAAGTTCACCTGCTGAGAGCTGTGGTTGTCTTAGTAACAGACAGAACCCAGGCGACAGTCAAAGCGATTCAATAATGGGGCCTATTGGTAGTGCTTAATTGTTGATGTGacaattttttaaatgatcaatcattgtgttgtttttttttctatgagtGACTAAATGGATTTGTCAGTTTAAAGAAAACCCATGCTATTTTaccataatatatatatacctgTTACATACACCCAAAGCCCAAGTTGACATCTTCAAATCGACATTTAATTCACTGTGACACAAAGGGCTAGGGTTAGCAAATTGCTGCAATTTGGAAGCAGGAACCAGCACATGTTGgtcatttttgcttgaaatctAATTCAGCTCTTCTGACAGAGTAATTGTTTATAGGAAATCATAGGAGACATTTGCTCTTTCTCCTAATTTGGTTTCACTTTACTGCCTCGGGAAACAGGAGAGGGCACATTCCTCTACTCTGGTCATTACAATCGGAGCATAAACATGCTCTTACGAAAGCTGTTCACAGTATGACTTGGGCCAAAACTGTCTGAGTCGAACACGAGCCCTGTAATTACAGAACGGCACACAGTGCATACAGTGTAATAATGTGGTCACACAGACTGACTGTGGTCCTCCAAAGAGCTGGGGCGCACTGGGCTCAGAGAGGGTTAAAAGGGGGTCCACTTAAGGTCTATAAATACCAAGACCTGCAATTGGAGGATCAACAAGGATGACTGTGCTGCCATAGCAACTaggcaaagaggagaggagaagaagagcatAAATGAGGAACATGAATGGCCAGGCATACCCAGGTGCATCTCAAGAGGATTACACAACAGAGTGCTGGAATATcatgaatgaatatatatacatgtaGGTAAATGCGCCAACTGAATTTGAGAGCCTAATCTTCTCTCACGTTGAACAGGTCAAGTACAGGTTATCTCCATcttaaacacaacatgaacagaactgaatgtaattatttttcaaGCAATTTCAAATagccaaagacaaagacaacgGATCAAGATATTGGGCTCATATGTTTTAAAAGTatagaaaaaaagtaaatgagcTAATGAGAGTCAATTAATAACAGCTCACATTAATTTAGCCTTGTCAGAATGAGGCTGAAGGTTTCAGTTTTCTGAGTGTCTAAATATAACATTATGACTGCTCGGCCACAAAATGTGAGCAGATCCTCTGAATGTATTTACCTTTTCTTCTGTCCAGGGAATTCCGCCGGTGCCGTGGATGAGCGTCACCCAGACGGTCACGGTGTAAAATAAACGCATTGTTGAGGGAAAGTGGCCGCGCTCGGCCATCGCTGCTGACGCTCCTCTCCACattcctgtctctcctctgtgagAGCTTACAGATCATGTGaaaggcaggagggaggaggacccGAGGCTCTCTGAACCACAGCGCGTCACTATactgctatgtgtgtgtgtgtgtgtgtgtgtgtgtgtgtgtgtgtgtgtgtgtgtgtgtgtgtgtgtgtgtgtgtgtgtgtgtgtgtgtgtgtgtgagcttcagAAACCACATGGTTGACTAAGACATTGTAATGAGCACACACCTCTCTTTGGTAACTGCTCATTATCAATCACAGAACAACATATTTATAGCGATAGGTTAAACGACTCATCGTCTTTGTGGAGGCCTTATGTGGGGagctttatttttaacaagaaaaaaaagacaaaaaaaccccatatATTTCTTGTGAGTACATAAAGGCTCTGGGCTTTTATATAAAAGCTCATATTTTTCAATGAGTTTCTATGAGcaatttgtttgtctgtgttaaaGCTTaatttctgctcttttttttaataaataaaagtacatcACATGAATACATATTTATCTTCTTGTTtctatatatattatttttcgTGAGCGGAAAGAGCCGCTCTTCGTACGTCCTACCACGTGGTGTCACCGTCACGTGGTCAACCCGGAAGTTTGGTCTGTGTGCTACAAATGTAAACACGTTCCTGTCTAAAAAGTTACACTTTAGCTAACTCGGAagtgtagcttttttttttttttttttttaaacccacatATTTGTTTCGGCCGCGTGTGCTTTCCTCTGTGCGAGCAGTCATGGCCGAAGATGTGTGCTGCTTGAAGACGCAGCtcaaggagaaagagaaagagattgcTGCTCTGAAGAGTAAACTGGCACAACTGGAAAAGGTACGACAGACTCaactgaaagaatgaatgaatgaatgaatgaatgaatgaatggatggatggatggatgaagggTGACGGGTGACATTAGCTGTGCAAGTGTGCAcgtagaaatgtgtttttataaccTATTTGCCTCACTTTATTTTCAGCAGTTTAGCATTTATGGTGCAGCTAACTACAATGTTACTAAAGCACATGGGCGCTTTTTAGctaacacaaaacaagtcagtgGCCCTcctaaatgtgttttcacaaaTAGAGAAATACAGTATTAGGTGGAAAAATTGTTTTAAAGGGTCCAAACTACATCTAGATGTTTCAAATGACATAGAGCACACTTGACCCATTACAGCTGAAATACTGCTTGGAGAATAGGTTCAACCAAAAACGAAAATTCTCTCATTATCTGCTCAGTGTCCTGCCGATAGAGGACAGGGCCGAGTTTCATGTGTCCACATATCATTGTTGGAGTGTCACCGCAAAACACAGTTGCAGAGTTATCCTAAACAACTAAAACAGATGGGGACttattttagaaatgtaaaaaaaagaaaagaaaaaaaaacatccaaaagaaaatacataatgCTTTATACAGCTCAACCATAGAAATCCAAGCATCCAGAGAAGCCCAGAGATCTGAAATTGACTCGAAAAGATGTCATGTACAGCCTTAGTAAAGTTGAAAACTTTAATAAGGGTATCAATAAACCTCAGCTGCTGAGCAAAAACTGTAAGTATTCACTGTGTCTGAAGTGGTTGCAGTAGCTTGACTGCTTGTCAAGGGTGtaataatgtcttttcacatcaatttgggatctcagggcttctggagactttgattATGCCTAATGTGGAGCCATGTTATgcttttttctctgtaatttattattaattccCCATCTAGTTCATTTGTGATGGAGAATGCTGTAACTCTGTTTGGCTCTGAAGGTCAAGATATATTTTGTGGACTGCAAaccttcacctgactttccattgacATGTGGGTGAGtatataatgactgaattttccttGTTGgatgaacttgtcctttaataaACTTGATTCCCTCACTACGGAGCTTTTCCCAAATAGCTCCTTGTGATAGACATATGGgctgtaaatgtatgtatagAGCAATATAGATGTAGCCCATTACTGTATATTATAGAAGCAGACTGTAGAGGGCTGTTGTGCCACATGGCTCAAAACTCCTGTTTGAACTTGTTTCTCACACCTTGTCTAATAATTGTTCCCTGGTGTGATATCAGAGCCATGCCtcggtgctgcagctgcatgacAAAGTGACACCCCTAACCCCCATGAAAGCCAAAGCAGCCCTCAGCAATGAGGACATCATGCGGTACAGCAGGCAGCTCCTCCTGCCTGAGCTGGGTGTACAAGGTACGGATGTCTACAGAGAGTGTCATTCTGATGTACAGTACAGGAAGCGTTATGTCAAGTGAGGTTCATGGCAACAACAGAGTGAATCTTGATTGTCCACAGGTCAGCTAAACTTATCCAAGACATCGGTGCTGATTGTGGGCTGTGGAGGACTGGGCTGCCCACTGGCACAGTATCTGGCAGCAGCAGGCATTGGTGGGTAATCCAATTGATTAAGGATCAGTTTGACCTCGTGgcaaacacattaaatcattaaCCCTTCTGTCATTATGCTTGAAATAACTGTTCCATGTTGGTGTAATTGTTGAGCTGTCATCATTTTCCTGTAAGCATGGTCTAGCATTAGCAATCTAAGTGGCAAACTCGATGTAGATGTACCTGTGGGAAACAGGGTAGCAACCAAAATGACCAATTTACATTcccaaaagaaataaattacACTACTGTTTATTAGAGCTGTTTAATGTGTACAGAGAGTTCTGTGGTAATATTCAAAAGTTTTATTTGAAGAtttatgttgtgtgtatgtttttcagTTGATGTCTAAAATTATATTAACTGTTACCTCCAGTGGATTTTAACCAACGCTATGGCTGTATGACTAGCTGCGGGGGATAACTGAGGAAAGGTGTGTAGGAAAGGGTTATAGAAGGTTGTGTAGAGTCTGCGTAACATTAGCCTACTGTCTGATGACACAACAGATAAACATTGGCCCCTGCTATCGGTAAATGCCATTTTGTTTGCCAGTGGGCTGGTAGCAGTCAACAAGGCAAATGTCAGCTGATACATCGATGCATTCCTACAACTTTGAGAGAGGGCAGTGGACAAGAACtattgataaagaaaaaaaagtgcagaggCCCTCTTTGTAAAATGTGTACCCTGGTTATAGAATTTGATGTCCATGGTTTTCCCTTCTTTATCAGGGATTGACATTTACTCTAAAGCATTTcagactgacatgtttttctgtctgtctctgcagggcGCCTGGGCCTGCTGGACTACGACGATGTGGAGCTCAGTAACCTGCACAGACAGGTGCTTCATGGGGAGGAGAACCGGGGCCAAGCCAAGGCTCTGTCTGCTGCCAATGCAGTTAAAAGGTACTGAATGACAGTACACAGAGGTCCAAAGCACATTAATATCAGTATCATCCAAAAGTGCAAAAGAGCTGTTCAGAAAtgtgctcctgcagacagacctGAAACAGAGAATTTAGTGTTTTGATGTTATTAGTAAGTGTTCTGTGACTATGATAAGTGGTGTATGTCTAAGTGTTTTGTTACCCTTGCTGTATAAATGCACGCTGGCACTCTCCCGTCTCACCACAGGTTATATTTGGTTGTGTATTTCTCCCCCAGTCTGCAACTATTGtgtaaacatgttattttaGAGACAGCTGTTTTTGGTGCCTTTCTCCCAAACAGTGGGTCTACTGTGGTCACCCTACACATTGTAACGCAAATGACCACATGAGGGCGCCATTTCTATGACTAGCAAAGAACATGTACCATGTTCTGATGCATCTATCACACAGTCACTACCACCCTCTTACTTTCTATCGTAATTGTTCATCATTGATAATACTTAATAAATAATCTAAACACTACTTAGTGCATGGTACAGTTCAAGTATTGAGTGATAATGCATGTTTTTTGATAAGATGTACTTGTGACAGTTGAAGCAGACAGTAGAGAttaggaggaagagagaagattTGGGGCCGACATGTGACTAAAGATCCCAAGCCAGATTTAAAACTCACATGCTATTTTCGGTTTGATCTGGGTTTAATCGAGCCACCAGTATGGCCCTGATAACTGTTTTAAGATGGCTGTTAGGAACACTATTCTGTTTGTATTATAGCTGCTAATCATGGAGGACCAAACCAGACTTCTTAGGAAGTTAAttgatatttttgtgtgtgacttTATGTCTGCAGGTTGAACTCAACAGTTGAGTGTATTCCCTACCACCTGCAGCTCTCGCCGGAGAACGCCTTGCAACTCATTCAACAGTATCCTGCTGCAATGTGTCCCCAACTGGCCACTGGCTAAATCTTTGACATTAATCTATGCTACAGCTGCCAATTATCATGTTGCTCCATGCTTTCCTGCTTATTGGGTTaggaaatgtgtgaatgtgactaAGCAGTGATATAGACTCTGTCTGTGAGGACACCTTGACTTCGCTGACCTCATGTATGACATTGTGGCTGATTGTTCAGACAATGTCCCCACTCGCTATCTGGTGAATGACGCCTGTGTGCTCAGTGGCAAGCCTCTGGTGTCAGCGAGCGCTCTGAGAATGGAGGGGCAGGTAAGGTGGAAATCTTGCATCACTGCACCAACATACTTCTAGCTTGTCTTGATTTGTAATGCAGCTTCATCTGGCCCTGTGTTAGAGATGCACAGATCAACTTTTCAGCACCAATCATTTCTAATATGCGGTACCGATACAAGTTACTGTCTTGCTGTTCTGTGTTTGAAGACTAAAATATCTCCAAACTAAGGACATATCCTTAAGTTAGCCAACTTTACTAACTTTCTAACTCAAATATGGGGATTATTGGATGTCTTTTGTAGATCAATTGAATtacaaaattaattttaaaaaaaatgcattagtACATATTTATAATTCTTAAAACACCACCCTATGGAATCAGGATATGAATGTGGACTGGTGATGCCTGTCTGATATCCAACGAGTGAATTAAATcagtatctgtatctgtactTATACTGAATTGGATCCATCCCAActccactgtgtctctgtgtgtagtTGACTGTATATAACTACCGTGGAGGCCCCTGCTACAGATGTCTGTACCCTGTGCCCCCACCCCAAGAGACAGTGACCAACTGTTCTGATGGAGGGGTGTTGGGAGTCGGTGAGTCTTGTCCCCTGATTTCCCAAGACACCATTAACATTGTGAAGAGAACAGTCTGCATAAACGTCAGTTGTTggtaaaaatgtttcacttctctttAAGTTCCAGGGATAATGGGCTGCTTCCAAGCTTTGGAAGTCCTCAAGATCGCCTCTGGACAAGGCTGTATCCTTTTCCCTCCCAGATTACATACAGTACCTTCTTTGGCCATTTTGTTGCTTTACATCAGGATGTTCTGCTGAGTCAGCTGGATGAATCAACACAGAACTGCTGATAGGGTTTTCATTGTAGCAAAGTTggtaataaaaccaaaacaggcagaaatgtctttttttccgTACTCTGCTGACTCCACATTAGCCATTTCCATGAGAGCTCTTATGactctgttgtgtttacagtgttcCCATGTTAATATTGAGACACAGAGAATAAACTTGTCCTATCCTGCCTTCTGTCACGGCAACACCTAGCTTCGTTTACGTCAGCCATTGTTGCACAGTCGTCCAATTTTGCAATAGGAGAACATGACAGCCAATTCTCTGATTCAGACATTGTGGCGATGCTTTGCACAAAGTGGCCTTTTCCTTGACTGGGCGCGGAAGCTTCCTGCGGCCAGCAGCTGGTGATGTTTGATGCCCAAGACACCAGATTCAGGTCCATCAAGTTGAGGCCCAAGCAGGCTGGTTGTGCAGTGTGCGGAGAAAACCCCAGTGTGACCCAGCTGGTGGACTATGAGGCTTTCTGTGGGGCTGCCGCCACGGATAAGGTTGGTCATAAGAGACACATTTTGACAGGAATTCTACTTCTATAAGTGATAAGAAGTGTGTCTCGCATCGCTTTGCCATTCAACACAACTCAGTAATTCTGTAATCACGGGAGAAATCTCTCATTGCCTGATTTCCCGTGTGTTTCAGTGCCGCAAACTCAACCTCCTTTCCAGAGATCAGAGGATCACAGTACAGGTAGGTAACAGACACCACAGAACAGTTGGCCATTGCGTGACTCCCCTGTATTTAGTGTTGTTTATTGTATGATTACTCACAATTTTCCCcgttttcatttgcattcataAACTGATTACATCTCAACGCTGACCCAGCCCCAAATGGGAAATGACTTAAAATTGCGCCTGCAGATTTTCTATGGGAAAGAATAATATGTTCTACTTGGCACCGAGAGCAGTGGCAGTGGATTGtatctgtttatgtttctgcagcATTGGCGCTTTCAAACCCACTGAGTCATTAAGCGCAGAGATGGGGATCATGATTGATTGGACTGTAAGCGGGATCGTGCTCAGGGCCCCAGTTAGAAATGGCTGCATTTCCTGTGATTTAAGGAAAAATAGTTAAAATGTTCATCActccacaaaaacaaatccaagcAACGTTTTAACATTTGCGGTGTAATTTTGGtctccctgcagagagagagagagagatatatatatatttgtcttttttccccccccaaaagaTAAAGCCACACCTCCTTTATTGTAAAGTAATCAATATTTGCACATTAATGAGTGTTTTATGTAATTCCAGGATTATAAATCGATCATCGACAATGCAGAGCCCCATCTCTTGTTGGACGTGCGCCCTCTTGTGGAAGTGGATATATGCTGCTTACCTTTCTCTCTCAGTATCCTTTTGGAGATGGAGGCACATAATCACTCACTTTGTCACAATTCTTAATTGTCTGTCCATGTTCATCCTGCTTCTCGCTTCCTGGTGATTAGTCTCCTGATATTGTTGCCAGACATTCCCCTCTCAAGtttagaggagaggaagagtgaaCAGATCCAGTTACTTCAGGAGAGGGTCAGCCAATTGAAACAGCAGATGGCAGGTGACTGCCGGCCTCCAGGTAACATGACAAAACATCATTTAGGGTCTGAACATGTTTGAAATGAGCAGGCACGTCGAGCCACTCGTGCATATTCACAGTCCACTGTGTAGTCTCATACTGGGCGGGCTGGACGCTTAGCTTGGACAGCTAGTAGCACGTTGTAATGGGGTTGCTAGGTGAGCCTTTTTCCAAAACAAGTATGGTAAAACCTGAGCAGCTGGC is a window from the Acanthopagrus latus isolate v.2019 chromosome 16, fAcaLat1.1, whole genome shotgun sequence genome containing:
- the mocs3 gene encoding adenylyltransferase and sulfurtransferase MOCS3 isoform X2, which codes for MWSHASVLQLHDKVTPLTPMKAKAALSNEDIMRYSRQLLLPELGVQGQLNLSKTSVLIVGCGGLGCPLAQYLAAAGIGRLGLLDYDDVELSNLHRQVLHGEENRGQAKALSAANAVKRLNSTVECIPYHLQLSPENALQLIQQYDIVADCSDNVPTRYLVNDACVLSGKPLVSASALRMEGQLTVYNYRGGPCYRCLYPVPPPQETVTNCSDGGVLGVVPGIMGCFQALEVLKIASGQGSSCGQQLVMFDAQDTRFRSIKLRPKQAGCAVCGENPSVTQLVDYEAFCGAAATDKCRKLNLLSRDQRITVQDYKSIIDNAEPHLLLDVRPLVEVDICCLPFSLNIPLSSLEERKSEQIQLLQERVSQLKQQMAGDCRPPVYVICKLGNDSQRAVQVMEKMSGSEVDSITLKDICGGLMAWAEKIDPTFPQY
- the mocs3 gene encoding adenylyltransferase and sulfurtransferase MOCS3 isoform X1 produces the protein MAEDVCCLKTQLKEKEKEIAALKSKLAQLEKSHASVLQLHDKVTPLTPMKAKAALSNEDIMRYSRQLLLPELGVQGQLNLSKTSVLIVGCGGLGCPLAQYLAAAGIGRLGLLDYDDVELSNLHRQVLHGEENRGQAKALSAANAVKRLNSTVECIPYHLQLSPENALQLIQQYDIVADCSDNVPTRYLVNDACVLSGKPLVSASALRMEGQLTVYNYRGGPCYRCLYPVPPPQETVTNCSDGGVLGVVPGIMGCFQALEVLKIASGQGSSCGQQLVMFDAQDTRFRSIKLRPKQAGCAVCGENPSVTQLVDYEAFCGAAATDKCRKLNLLSRDQRITVQDYKSIIDNAEPHLLLDVRPLVEVDICCLPFSLNIPLSSLEERKSEQIQLLQERVSQLKQQMAGDCRPPVYVICKLGNDSQRAVQVMEKMSGSEVDSITLKDICGGLMAWAEKIDPTFPQY